TCTATCGAAATAATGGCGCTAACAATTACAGCAAAAATCGTTTGCTTTTGCTGGTGCCGAAGCATATCCAACTCGTCTGTTCAGGCCCTTGCGGAAGATGCCCGGACAGACGTGGttttcaactttttttcTATACTATTCCcgtttcttggagttgtGGTTGGAGCATGGTGGGCTGACTCACTCGGTGCACTTTTACTGTCTCTGTACGTCATTGTCCAATGGTGTTTGATAGCGTTGGAACATATCAATAATCTCACGGGAGCAAACGCATCAAAAGAGGACTATCAAGAAATTCTGTATCTGGTTACCCGATTTAGCGAAAACATTACCAAAGTTAGAGAGTATCGAACATACCACGTCGGGGATCTTGTCAATGTCGAAGTTGACATCGTCATTGGTAATACCTCGCTAACAATGCGCGACTGTCACGACCTGGCTGAGTCGCTACAATATGCGATCGAGACACTACCAGTTGTAGAACGCGCCTTTGTGCATATTGATTACCGTGTGAGAAATTTCAAAGGCCATTTGAActgaaaacaaaaaaatatttctaGAATAATGCAACTTCTCGCATACGCGTTAATTgttctgtttctccaaagcttggcgaaaaaacagaaagagGGCGAAGCGATGTACAAGCGAAGTGGCTTAAAACACGTCGGTTATCGGCTTCAGTAGTCAACACCAGAACTGTTGTGGTTTTGTGTGACTACGTAGAGTAGTCAGTAGTCATGCTGTATATTGTATAGTTAAGATCTGAGAGAACGACGATCCTTATTTTTAGGGGTGCCCGTTTAATTCAAGCtgtgcaattttttttaggtCCGAATCTTGTATGCAGGTCGACGCAGAAATTCCGACACAGTGCATTCAAACCGGTGACACACAGAGAATTCGAAGGAGAGTTTTTTGATTTGTAACAAATAATAACTTTCCGGTGATGAGAACCAGCAGACTCGCGCTGTTGCTGACCCTGGCGCTGGGTGTCCTTGCCGATGTCACCACcacttcctcctcgtcataCTCCACCACGATTGCCGTTGCAAATGCTGCAACAACGGCCACTACCGGAACCGGTACTACATCAACAGAAAATGCAACGCCTACTACAACTTCATCTACGACTTCCAGTACATCATCCACACCAacagcagccgcagcaaCCACTACTGGTACCACTCCAGTGACTACCACGACGGCAGCAACCACTCCGACTacatcttcttcatctgAGACAACCACTTCGACGACCGCACCAGCCACAACCGAGGCAGCCACCAGTGACACCGCAACCGTTACACCTACGACGTCCTTGACCTCTGAGACTGGAACCGACACCGAGAGCACATCCTCCACCAGTGTCTCTCCAACCATTGTCTGGGTCACCATCACCGAAAATAACTCGGTGGCTACCGTCTCTACAACCTACTCACAGAAATTTTCATCcatgttttccaccacggCCACTCCGTCGTCGGGAGTCGTGGGACTCGGCTCGCTTACTTCGAAAGGTACGGTTGGTACCCTTCGCACGTACAAGACTGTCACAGTTTCCACTTCGTGAGCATCGATTCGCATGGCATTTGTGGCGCATTAAGAGGCATATAGGTAActaaaaataatttgaagacagtat
This portion of the Ogataea parapolymorpha DL-1 chromosome IV, whole genome shotgun sequence genome encodes:
- a CDS encoding putative secreted protein, translated to MRTSRLALLLTLALGVLADVTTTSSSSYSTTIAVANAATTATTGTGTTSTENATPTTTSSTTSSTSSTPTAAAATTTGTTPVTTTTAATTPTTSSSSETTTSTTAPATTEAATSDTATVTPTTSLTSETGTDTESTSSTSVSPTIVWVTITENNSVATVSTTYSQKFSSMFSTTATPSSGVVGLGSLTSKGTVVFFCMSARNIPSQEQAAQDPVPQFQLIVSTDNSGSSVRDHLANERGLLAYMRTALNYFTVSISAIQLFKRSIIEQLISPTPDYSRLAKDQNFYETLVRPWTVIMSCLGLIFIVTNVGRFVVNSNHLTYYNSFGIDGTVIPLIFLIMIGLDVYLIYKIASLDFSA